A portion of the Krasilnikovia cinnamomea genome contains these proteins:
- a CDS encoding endonuclease/exonuclease/phosphatase family protein — protein sequence MRLATFNLLHGQSLSDGTVHADRVAAAVAGLGADVLGLQEVDRAQPRSAGLDLTALAADALGARTHRFAATIAGTPGQQWQPWRGDTDDTGPQYGIALISRYPAHHWQLTRLPAAPLRAPVWVPGPGGGPVLARDEPRVLLAAVLDTPAGPVTVATTHLSFVPGWNLRQLRAAVRALRALPAPRVLLGDLNLPAGAARALTGWRPLGRAATYPSAGPRIQLDHALADRHGADRLGPVVQVRTPAAPVSDHRPLVVHLDPPHGR from the coding sequence GTGCGCCTGGCCACCTTCAACCTGCTGCACGGACAATCACTGTCCGACGGCACCGTACACGCCGACCGGGTCGCCGCCGCCGTCGCCGGGCTGGGCGCCGACGTGCTGGGCCTGCAGGAGGTCGACCGCGCCCAGCCCCGCAGCGCGGGGCTCGACCTGACCGCCCTCGCCGCCGACGCCCTCGGCGCCCGCACCCACCGCTTCGCCGCCACCATCGCCGGCACCCCCGGCCAGCAGTGGCAGCCATGGCGCGGCGACACCGACGACACCGGCCCCCAGTACGGCATCGCGCTGATCAGCCGCTATCCGGCACACCACTGGCAGCTCACCCGGCTGCCCGCCGCGCCCCTGCGCGCCCCCGTCTGGGTGCCCGGGCCCGGCGGGGGACCGGTGCTGGCCCGCGACGAGCCCCGGGTGCTGCTGGCGGCGGTGCTGGACACCCCGGCCGGGCCGGTCACGGTGGCCACCACCCACCTGTCGTTCGTCCCCGGGTGGAACCTGCGCCAGCTGCGCGCCGCCGTACGGGCGCTACGCGCGCTGCCCGCGCCGCGGGTGCTGCTGGGCGACCTGAACCTGCCGGCGGGGGCCGCCCGCGCGCTGACCGGATGGCGGCCGCTGGGACGCGCCGCCACCTATCCCAGCGCCGGGCCGCGGATCCAGCTCGACCACGCGCTGGCCGACCGGCACGGCGCCGACCGGCTCGGGCCGGTGGTTCAGGTACGCACCCCGGCGGCGCCGGTGTCGGACCACCGGCCGCTGGTCGTGCACCTCGACCCGCCGCACGGGCGTTGA
- a CDS encoding heme-degrading domain-containing protein: MSDDDAELLRRLREQEERLIFTRFDHTDAWRLGCRLVDLATQRRLPVAVDIRHGTQQVFHAALPGSSADNDAWIARKSRVVFRFGESSYLVGRRLAAKGATLAAYGVDPAQFAAHGGAFPVRVRDVGVVGVVTASGLPQADDHALVVEAIEAHLAS, translated from the coding sequence ATGAGCGATGACGACGCCGAACTGCTGCGCCGGCTGCGAGAGCAGGAAGAGCGCCTGATCTTCACCCGCTTCGACCACACGGACGCGTGGCGGCTGGGTTGCCGGCTGGTCGACCTGGCCACTCAGCGTCGTCTGCCCGTGGCGGTGGACATCCGGCACGGCACCCAGCAGGTGTTCCACGCCGCCCTGCCGGGCAGCAGCGCCGACAACGACGCGTGGATCGCGCGCAAGTCGCGGGTGGTGTTCCGGTTCGGGGAGTCGTCGTATCTGGTGGGTCGGCGCCTGGCCGCGAAGGGCGCCACCCTGGCCGCGTACGGCGTCGACCCGGCCCAGTTCGCGGCGCACGGCGGCGCCTTTCCGGTGCGGGTGCGTGACGTGGGGGTGGTCGGGGTCGTCACGGCGTCGGGGCTGCCGCAGGCCGACGATCACGCCCTGGTCGTGGAGGCGATCGAGGCCCATCTGGCGTCGTAA